The genomic window GCAACCTCCTGGGGACGCTGCTGCTGTCGGCCGGCGTGCCGATGCTCTCCTCCGGTGACGAGATCGGCCGCACCCACGGCGGCAACAACAACCCCTACTGCCAGGACAACGAGATCACCTGGTTGGACTGGGACCTCGACGACGCCCGACGGGACCTGCTCGCGACCACGTCGTCCCTGACCGCCCTGCGACGCGAGGTCCCCGTCCTGCGCGACCACGACGAGTCGGTCATCGGCTGGTTCGACGAGACCGGCGCGCAGATGGACGACGAGGCATGGGCGCAGGACGAGCGCCGCACGCTGCAGCTGCGGCTCGAGGGCCGGCCCTGCGCGCTGCTCGTCGCCCACGGGGGTCTCGACGAGATCGAGGTGGCCTTGCCCGAGGTCCCGGGTGGCGGTGCGTGGCGACTGCGGTGGGACAGCGCGTGGGAGCGGCCCGGGAAGGCGCCCGGGACCGCAGGCGACGAGCCACAGGTCCTCACCCCGCTCAGCCTGCGGCTCTACACGACCTGAGCCGCCCCCTTCGTCCGGCGTCGTTGCCAGCGTGCGGATGAGGTGAAGAGGTGCGTGTATCCCCGCCCCTTCACCTCATCCCGGGACCCTGCCTCGATCAGGCCGGGGCCGCCGCCGGCTCCCGGACGCTGCTCTCGGGGGTGTAGGCCTCGCCGTGGGTCGTCGCGTCGTAGGCCGCCTGGTCGAGGATGCCCTCTCGGCGGGCGACGATCGTCGGCACGAGCGCCTGACCGGCGACGTTGGTGGCGGTGCGGCCCATGTCGAGGATCGGGTCGACCGCGAGCAGCAGGCCGACGCCCTCGAGCGGCAGGCCCAGCGTCGACAGGGTCAGGGTGAGCATGACGACGGCGCCGGTGACGCCGGCCGTCGCCGCGGACCCCAGGACCGAGACGAAGGCGATGAGCAGGTAGTCGGTCGCGCCCAGGGGGACGCCGAAGAACTGCGCCACGAAGATCGCGGCGATCGCCGGGTAGATGGCCGCGCAGCCGTCCATCTTCGTCGTCGCACCCAACGGCACGGAGAAGGACGCGTAGGAGCGGGGCACGCCGAGGTTGCGCTCGGTGACGCTCTGGGTGACCGGCAGCGTCCCGATCGAGGAGCGGGAGACGAAGCCGAGCTGGATCGCGGGCCAGGCACCGGCGTAGAAGCGGCGCACGGACAGGCCGTTCAGGCGCAGCAGGACCGGGTACACCACGAGCAGCACGATCGCAAGACCGAGGTAGATCGCACCGGTGAAGCGACCGAGCGAGCTGATGGCGTCCCAGCCGTAGCTCGCGACCGCGTTGCCCAGCAGGCCCACGGTCGCGATCGGGGCGAGGCGGATGACCCACCACAGGACCTTCTGCACGACCGACAGCGCGGAGCGGGCGAAGGTGAGGAAGGGCTCGGCCTCCTCGCCGACCTTGAGGGCGGCGATGCCGACGGCGATCGCCATGATCAGGATCTGCAGGACGTTGAAGCTGAAGCCGACGTCACCCTCCGCACCGGCGGAGCCCTCCAGGCCCAGGAGGTTGGCCGGGACCAGGCCGGTGAGGAAGTCCAGCCAGCTGCCGGTGCTGTCCGGTGCGACCGCGCCATCGGCGCTGACCTGAGCACCGCGGGCCGGGTCGATGACCAGTCCGAGGGTGATGCCGATACCGACCGCGATGAGCGCGGTGACGGCGAACCACAGGAGCGTCTGCCACGCGAGGCGAGCGGCCCCGGTGACCTGCTTGAGGTTGGCGATCGAGGTGACGATCGCGAGGAAGACCAGGGCCGGGACGATCGTGCGCAGGAGGCTGACGAAGGAGGTGCCGACGATCGTCAGGGTCTGGCTCAGCCAGTTCGGGTCGTCCGCGCTGCCGCCCATGTTGCGGGCGACGATGCCGAGGATGACACCGAGGACGAGACCGATGAGCACCTGCTGGCCGAAGGAGATGCGGCGCAGTGAAGCGAGCATGAGTGATGGGGTCCTTGCTGTGAGGGGGGTGGGGGTGGCTGCGTCAGGGCACGCGCGTTATCGGCAGGTGGAGTGGCGCTTCAGGTCCACGTCCAGCCGCCGGGTCAGATCCCACCGGTTCCATCTCACGACCGCGCCAACCCGGGCGCCTGCGGTTCTATTCCCGGGTCCGGCGTAGTTGGCTGCGCGGACAAAGGGAGGGGCCGGTCCTTGGCGTCCAGCCCGCACTGGAGATCTGTCATCTCACCCGGGTGCACGGTGCGGGCTGGAGCCTGAGTCGGACCAACCCCTCCCTTCGTCCGCTCCGCTCTCGCGCCGCCATCACGGCGGTCCCGGGTCACCGCTCGTGACTGTCTGGTATGACGGGCATTTGCCCGAGCGCGATTGCTCGGAAGCCCGCAGTTCCGGGGGCCTGTCCTGACGGGTGGCGACAAGTGCCCGTCGTACCCGCAAGCAACCGGAGCCCCCGGAGTGGATCAGGCGTTGGCGACCAGCCCCATGCTCGCGGCGAAGGCCATGAGCTCGTGCCGGGGCATTACGCGCACGGTCCAGCCGAACTGGCCGGTGCGCTCGATCGGGACCTGCCCGGCGAACTTCGCCTTCCCGTCCTGGTAGGACTCGACGAAGTCGAGTGAGGTCGCGTCCCAGTCGACGAGGTCGTCGGTGCCCAGCGCCACGCGGCCGGCCACGACCTGGACGTCGACCTCCACGGGGTCGAGGCCGTCGAGGGCGACGTAGGCGTCGACGCGCAGGGACTCCCCCACCACCGGCGAGTCGGAGACCCCGGACCCCTCGACGTGGTCGACGTGCACGGACGGCCACCCGGCGCGCACCCGCGCCTTGTAGTCGGCGAGCGCCCGGGCGCCGGCGTGGTCGTCGGCGTTGACGCGGGCGTTCTGATCGGCGGCGGGGACGTAGAGCTGCTCGACGTAGTCGCGGACCATGCGGGTGGCCAGGACCTTCGGGCCGAGGGTGGTCACGGTGTGCCGCAGCATCGACAGCCACCGCTGCGGCAACCCCGCCTCGTCGACGTCGTAGAAACGCGCCGCGACCTCGGCCTCGATCAGGTCGTAGAGCGCTGCGGCCTCGATGTCGTCGCGGCGGGACTCGTCGTCGAGGCCGTCGGCGGTAGGGATGGCCCAGCCGTTCTCCCCGTCGTACCACTCGTCCCACCAGCCGTCGAGGATGGAGAGGTTGAGACCGCCGTTGAGCGCGGCCTTCATGCCGGACGTGCCGCAGGCCTCGAGCGGGCGAAGGGGGTTGTTCAGCCAGACGTCGCAGCCCGGGTAGAGGGTGCGGGCCATCGCGATGTCGTAGTTGGGCAGGAAGACGATGCGGTGGCGCACGTCGTGCTGGTCGGCGAACTGGACCATCTGCTGGATGAGCTGCTTGCCGGTCTCGTCGGCGGGGTGGGCCTTGCCGGCGATGACGAGCTGGATCGGCCGCTCCGGGTGGAGCAGCAGGGCTCGCAGCCGCTCCGGGTCACGCAGCATCAGCGTCAGGCGCTTGTACGTCGGCACCCGTCGGGCGAAGCCGATCGTCAGCACGTCGGGGTCGAGTACGGAGTCGGTCCAGCCGAGCTCGGCGTCGGTGGCCCCGCGCTTGGACCAGCTCGAGCGCAGACGGGCCCGCACGTCGTCGACGAGCGCGGCCCGCATCTGCCGCTTGGCCGACCAGATGGCCTCCCCGGGCACGTCGGGGATCTCCTCCCAGCGGTCGGAGGCGTCGAGGTCACGACCGCCGAGGTGCTTCGCGGCGACCTCGTAAACGCGCTCGTCGACCCAGGTCGGGGCGTGCACCCCGTTGGTGATCGAGGTGATCGGCACCTCCGTGAAGTCGAAGCCCGGCCACAGCCCCTCGAACATCTCGCGCGAGACGTGTCCGTGCAGGCGGGAGACACCGTTGGCCCGCACGGCCAGGCGCAGCCCCATGACCGCCATGTTGAACACGTCGTCGGAGCCGCCGTCGTAGGTCTCGGCGCCCAGGGCACGCAGCTTCTCCAGCGGGACGCCGGGCAGCTCCTGCGATCCACCGAAGTAGCGCTCCAGCAGCTCGACGTCGAAGCGGTCGATGCCGGCGGGGACCGGCGTGTGCGTGGTGAAGACGGTGCCGGCTCGGGTGGCCTCGGCGGCCTCGTCGAAGCTCATTCCCGCACCCTGAGTGAACTCGCTGATCCGCTCGATGCCGAGGAAGCCCGCGTGGCCCTCGTTGGTGTGGAAGACCTCCGGCTCGGGCGCACCGGTCAGGCGCGACCACAGCCGCAGTGCACGCACGCCACCGATGCCCAGGAGCATCTCCTGCTGGAGGCGCTGCTCGCCGCCGCCGCCGTAGAGGCGCTCGGTGACCGCGCGCATCGCGTCGTCGTTGCCGGGCACGTCGGAGTCGAGCAGCAGCAGCGGGACGCGACCGACCTGGGCGCGCCACACGTGGGCATGCAACTGGCCACCACCGGGCATGGCGACGGTGACGACGCACGGGCTGCCGTCGTCCTCACG from Janibacter cremeus includes these protein-coding regions:
- a CDS encoding dicarboxylate/amino acid:cation symporter — its product is MLASLRRISFGQQVLIGLVLGVILGIVARNMGGSADDPNWLSQTLTIVGTSFVSLLRTIVPALVFLAIVTSIANLKQVTGAARLAWQTLLWFAVTALIAVGIGITLGLVIDPARGAQVSADGAVAPDSTGSWLDFLTGLVPANLLGLEGSAGAEGDVGFSFNVLQILIMAIAVGIAALKVGEEAEPFLTFARSALSVVQKVLWWVIRLAPIATVGLLGNAVASYGWDAISSLGRFTGAIYLGLAIVLLVVYPVLLRLNGLSVRRFYAGAWPAIQLGFVSRSSIGTLPVTQSVTERNLGVPRSYASFSVPLGATTKMDGCAAIYPAIAAIFVAQFFGVPLGATDYLLIAFVSVLGSAATAGVTGAVVMLTLTLSTLGLPLEGVGLLLAVDPILDMGRTATNVAGQALVPTIVARREGILDQAAYDATTHGEAYTPESSVREPAAAPA
- the glgP gene encoding alpha-glucan family phosphorylase, with the translated sequence MKAIRRFSVRTDLPAPIAALGDLSMNLRWSWHSPTSDLFAGIDPQLWQEVNRDPVRLLSELAGARLEELAQDGDFCARVDAAKADLDRYLDATRWYQQTTPDEGVVLRSDEGGVLRSEERGVLRCEERGVLRCEERASKGASKGASKGSLPAAIAYFSPEYGITEVLPQYSGGLGILAGDHLKAASDLGVPIVGVGLFYKTGYFKQSLNLEGWQQETYPVLDPQGLPLHLLREDDGSPCVVTVAMPGGGQLHAHVWRAQVGRVPLLLLDSDVPGNDDAMRAVTERLYGGGGEQRLQQEMLLGIGGVRALRLWSRLTGAPEPEVFHTNEGHAGFLGIERISEFTQGAGMSFDEAAEATRAGTVFTTHTPVPAGIDRFDVELLERYFGGSQELPGVPLEKLRALGAETYDGGSDDVFNMAVMGLRLAVRANGVSRLHGHVSREMFEGLWPGFDFTEVPITSITNGVHAPTWVDERVYEVAAKHLGGRDLDASDRWEEIPDVPGEAIWSAKRQMRAALVDDVRARLRSSWSKRGATDAELGWTDSVLDPDVLTIGFARRVPTYKRLTLMLRDPERLRALLLHPERPIQLVIAGKAHPADETGKQLIQQMVQFADQHDVRHRIVFLPNYDIAMARTLYPGCDVWLNNPLRPLEACGTSGMKAALNGGLNLSILDGWWDEWYDGENGWAIPTADGLDDESRRDDIEAAALYDLIEAEVAARFYDVDEAGLPQRWLSMLRHTVTTLGPKVLATRMVRDYVEQLYVPAADQNARVNADDHAGARALADYKARVRAGWPSVHVDHVEGSGVSDSPVVGESLRVDAYVALDGLDPVEVDVQVVAGRVALGTDDLVDWDATSLDFVESYQDGKAKFAGQVPIERTGQFGWTVRVMPRHELMAFAASMGLVANA